tttgaacatttttttgataaaaaatttgaaaaaatattgacaacttaatttttaaaaatattataaattacttaaaccattaattccactgtgaaaattttgttatcactaatttagactttttgctgtaacatatacaaatgataaaaacaaatatgagtaaaaagcatcatctaataaatattaatattaaaatataccatatatatgttactaacatttaaatttaattatatatcatatcaaatagaaaaaaatatttttccgatttataaaatgtatttatatgttcgtaccaatttaattatataagtagtagataatgactttttaattattaaatatatatttattatttcataatatgttataaacatataatatataaaataatttatatatataatgttcattccgtgcaaggcgcgggtcttaacctagtattttgttattttctttgaGTCGATAATGAgtgtatatttaatatatagttaGATATACAGAGGCCCCACGCTATTTTTGCATCACGACAACTCATGgttttttaaagtattattcatgATTTGTTCCTTCCCATTACCCTGTTGAATTGAAACTTTCTAAAATCCCATAATCGGCTGTTTCAAATTGACCAAGTTTTTTATATGTTCTTCACTAAATTGTTCAAGTCTTCTCCTTTATGTTAACATTATTGCCTACATGTTTTGAAAGCGAGGctgtattttttattcaaaaagtCTTTCATAACTTGTGTAGACCACATGACTTTTTCTTTGAGTTACAAttaaaagaagaggaaaaggaaagagtttCTTTGTCGGTTCGAAGATGAGTTCAAGAATTGGAGCCTTTATGCTCCTGATCTTGCTTTGCTTCCAATTTTTATCGGTTTCTGCTCTCACAAATGGTTTTGACGGTaagtataataaaatagatGCTGATCACCGTTTTAGACGTAAGAATTTCAAAATCTTTGAAAgtttctgaaaattttgtgtagCTTCTGCTTTACAAGCCCTGAAGGCTGATTGGACAAAGTATCCTGAAAATTGGGTAGGTGCTGATCCTTGTGGAACCAATTGGGTTGGAATCACATGTACCAATGACCGCGTTGTTTCAATGTAACGACTTGTTTGTGATTTGTAATTTTTCTTATTCTTCCAATAATCATTCGCAGAGTATTAACATTATGTTGTTGCTTGTTGCAGATCACTAGGTAACCTTGACGTGGAAGGAAAGCTTTCCAGTGATATTGCAAGCTTGACTGAATTGCAGATCTTGTATgtcttccttcttctttctgTTATTCCTTAATTagaaattgatttattttttctcattttatgaTCCTACTCTTTGTAGGGATTTGTCTTACAACACTGAATTGACTGGACCACTTCCATCAAATATCGGTCAACTTAAGAAGTTGAAGAACTTGTAAGAAAACTAGACCATTTGCTGTGTTCTAAAAGGAGCACCTAGGCTCAAGGCAAGGCAATGCAAGGCTCAGCATCCATCATGTAGCATAGTGAGGAGGCTATGTTATTTCACAAAAGCGCTCGCTGAGTAACGCTTCATAGCGCCTCACACCTCACACCGCTCGCACGACTCTTAAAAGGTAGATTTTCCATAAAACATCATTTTGCATGGGGATTTTTGGGTAATATGATTACAACTGAATGTTTAGTTACTTTTTACGTTTACAAAACGTATTTACCCGTGAGAATATACTTAAAGACCTAATTAACTATTTCAAGTTTCCAACCAAGTCTGAAACTCGTTGCAAAAAGTCTTCACTCTTTAAATGATCAGGAGCACCTCGAAGGCCATCTTAAACACACATAATGTTGATTGATGAGCATTATGAGAATGAAACTGTAGAAGATTTTGGAGAAGACGGGGTAATGGATTGTTTATGGAAGCTGATGATTATGATATATGATGCtaattttagagttttaaacAATTAGACTTTGATTTtcagaaatttaaaagaaaGACTTTGATTCTATAgtaatttcatttatttatttcagaCTCATGACTTTAGCGTTTATCGGATTGCCCTTTCTATGTTTTTCAAACTATAATCCCACAATTCTGATAACCCAGGGTTGTCAGTCACAACCATGATTTTAGAACCACAAATAGTGGCACACATGCATAGGTTAGGACTTTAGGGATTAATGAAGATAACTAACCTAATATTTTCTTGTGTAGTTTGTGCCTCAGATACCAAAGACTACCTGAGCATTCGTCTAGGCTTGGAGCGTGTTTCTAGTACTTCGTAGCCTTGCCTTGCCTTGCCTTACCTTGCGCCCTTTCAAGCATAGATCATTGGGTCATTGATTAATATATCTCCTTGTCTACTTTCCTATTATAACCAACACTTTTTTTACTCTCCAGGATCCTTGTGGCCTGTAGTTTCAGTGGTCAAATCCCTGAGTCCATTGGAGATCTTGAACAACTTATATATCTGTAAGATGTTTCTTCCTATTCATAGAAAAGTATCTTTTTACTTTGCGATATCAAGAGCCTTTGTAGTATTAATCTGTGTTGCTTCCCTACAGCTCCCTGAATTTAAATCAATTTAGTGGAAGAATTCCAGCTTCCATTGGACGGTTATCAAACCTATATTGGTTTGATATAGCTGACAATCAGATTGAAGGAACGATTCCAGTTTCTAATGGGACTTCTTCACCTGGACTTGATATGCTTCTTGAAACTAagcatttgtatatataattccaaatctcttcaatattttttaatataatcacTCGTTTTAGTATTATGCTAATTAGTCTGACTCTCCTCACTTCCTCCTGCAGTCATTTTGGAAAAAACAAGCTTTCGGGAGTTATCCCAGAAACACTTTTCAGCTCAAAAATGACTTTGATACATGTGTAAGCTTCATATTACTTATGAATGCTGAGAGTTCAGCACAAGTTGActgcatttttttgttttatccaTAGACTATTCGATGGGAACAACTTCACGGGGGACATCCCAGACACCCTTAGCCTCGTTAAAACGTTGACAGTGTTGTAAGTAGTAGATTCTTTTCAAATTGTTTTAtcccaatttttttattttttactctcTGTTACAGACGCCTTGATAGGAATAAACTTACTGGCAATATTCCTACAAGTCTTAATAACCTCACAAATCTTCAAGAACTGTAAGTGGGAGCAACTAAAGTTGTGTTCTgtgtttgtaaatatatatagaagaggTAAAATAGTTTCTAGTTAAATGCACTGTAGGTACTTGGCCAACAACGAATTTACAGGTAGTCTTCCAAATTTAACCAGCTTGACCAGCCTCTACACATTgtaagttttattattattatatttatctcACTCTTTTACTGCTCAATTTACCATTACTACTCTTCTCAGACCTTTCATTATTAAACAATCTAACTGCCATAATGTGATTGATTTATAACAGAGATGTAAGCAATAACACTTTGGAATTCTCACCTATACCATCATGGATCTCTTCATTACGCTCCTTGGCAACATTGTATGAGcatttttctcttctctttcttcttgatATCCATGTGTTTACTTTCTAAGAACAAATGGTTCTCCTCTGCAGAAGGATGGAAGGGATCAACCTTAATGGTTCAATACCAAACTCATTTTTCAGCCCTCCTCAGTTGCAGACAGTGTGAGTCAAACAATATATCGGTGATGTTCGTTTGCTCATCTAGGTGATCTATttgggtgaagatgcaaatcAATATTCGTTTTGTGCATTAAAATGTTACATTTAGATGGATCACCCAACTGCATTTATGAAAACTCAcctcaaattctcacccaaatgagGGTGAGTCTTCACAGAGCATTTAGGTGAGTCTTcaccaaagaaaaacaaatttttggtcaaaaatataaaaatacattttcttgccaaaaccaaaaaaacacaatttcccgtcaaaactgaaaaacacaattttcggCTTAAATCGTAAAAAGGaactttcccgccaaaaccgcaaaaacacaCTTCTCcctcaaaaccgtaaaaactcacgtttctgccaaaaccataaaacgaGCTTTTCCAAAAAATCGTAAAATGGaactttcccgccaaaaccggaaaaatgtaatTTCTCGCAAAAACCGTAATGAAGAGATCCATgatggttttggcgggaaattgtGTTTTTACAGTTTTGCGAGAAATCGCattttttccggttttgacgggaaaattcatttttatgattttgtgGAAAAGCTCGTTTTATGGTTTTGGGCAAAAAGTgggtttttacggttttgacggaaaatgtgtttttgcatttttggccgCAAAGTTCCTTTTTAcgattttagcgggaaattgcgtttttcggttttgatgaaaaattgtatttttcggtttttggtaagaaaatgtgtttttatgtttttgacgaaaattttgtttttttggtgaaGACTCACCCTCACTTAGATACTCCGCGAAGACTCATCCTTATGTGAGTGAGAATTTGAGGTGAGTTTTCACAAATGCAATTGGATGATCCATCAGGATGTAACATTTTAATGCACAAAACGAACATTgatttgcatcttcacccagatggatcacctAGATGAGCAAACGAACAGCACCGATATCAAAATCAACACAGTGCTGCCACATCTGTActtattatacttttttttctttttttttttaacttcagtATCCTAAAGAGGAATCGAATAAATTCAGCGTTGGACTTTGGTACCAGCTATAGCAACCAGTTGGAGTTTGTTGATTTGCAATACAATGACATAGATGTTTATACACAACCATCCTCTAACACACGCATCCAAGTAATGTATGTATCctggtcaaaaatcaaaaaaaaaagttttttttttttgtttttttgtttcatcaGTCATTTACTTATGTTTAATTCTAATCTACAGATTGGCAAATAATCCAGTGTGCCAGGAGCAGGGAAACAGTCCAAGTTACTGCTCAGCAATCCCACACAATACCTCTTATTCTACCATTCCAACAACCTGTTCTCCGTGTGATCATGGCAGGGAAGCGAGTCCTTCGTGCCGCTGTGCGCATCCATTCACAGGAACATTCAATTTCAGGGCTCCTTCCTTCTCAGGGTTATTCAACTCCACCAACTTCGAAATTCTTCAGAAGGATATAACTGGTTTCTTCAATAAGTTCAGTTATCCAGTGGACTCCGTGGCCGTCAGAAACATAAGAGAGAACACAACAGATCATCAGCTTCTAATCGATCTTTTAGTCTTTCCATTGGGCAGAGAGAGTTTTAATGAGACGGGAATGTTACTTGTTAATTTTGCCTTTAGCAACCAGACTTATAAGCCTCCCCCTATATTTGGCCCTTACATTTTCATAGCCGATCCCTACACTCAGTTCTCTGGTATGATCAATACATACAGCCAAACCCAATCTATATTGGATCAATATGACTCATTTGCTctgtcctttttttttcttttccacaGATGGAGGAGGTTTTAAGTCATCAAACATGGGCGTCATAATCGGAGCAGCAGTTGGTTGCGCGGTTCTTCTGTTGTTGTTAACTCTAGCTGGAGTTTACGCTCTCTGCCAGAGGAAGAGAGCAGACAGAGCAACTGACCAAAATAATCCTTTTGGTAAGAGGAAAAAAGGTTTAGTACAAAAGATTTATCCCTTAAAGACTGAAACTGCTGACAGCTTCTCTTTTGTATGTTTCAGCCAAGTGGAGTACGAGCAAGAGCAGTATTGATGCTCCGCAGCTAATGGGAGCAAAATCTTTTACTTTTGAAGAGTTGAAGAAATGTACAGACAACTTTTCAGAGGCAAATGATGTTGGGGGTGGAGGTTATGGCAAGGTTTGTGTCTTTTTCAGTGGCCTTGATCAATGGTCTTTATTTGAAATATCTGATCCCGAATCTGTCTGATGGTGAAACAGGTTTACAGAGGGATTCTTCCCTCGGGGCAACTCATTGCAATCAAAAGAGCTCAACAAGGATCTTTGCAAGGAGGGTTGGAATTCAAAACTGAGATCGAACTACTTTCAAGGGTTCATCATAAAAATGTTGTCAGACTCTTGGGCTTTTGCTTTGATCGAAGTGAACAAATGCTTGTATACGAGTACATTCCAAATGGCTCTCTTAGAGACAGTCTCTCAGGTAATATACCAAACCTCTTTCTTCAAGgaattaaaattgtttttttgggtgctgaatattttctttaaaaaaaaatacagggAAGAGTGGGATAAGACTTGATTGGATAAGAAGGCTCAGAATAGCACTTGGTTCAGGGAAGGGTCTGGCTTATCTTCATGAGCTTGCTGATCCTCCAATTATACACAGAGAcatcaaatcaaataatatattacttGATGAAAATCTAACTGCAAAGGTTGCCGATTTTGGCCTCTCCAAACTTGTGGGAGACCCTGAGAAAACTCATGTGACAACACAAGTGAAAGGAACCATGGTGAGTAgagaatcatcatcatcttttctctcttttatcaTATACATTTAACCTCGCAATATATCTGGAATTAGGGCTACTTGGATCCTGAGTACTACATGACAAATCAGTTGACCGAGAAGAGTGATGTGTATGGGTTTGGTGTGGTGATGCTTGAGCTATTAACCGGTAAAAGTCCAATAGAGAAAGGTAAATACGTGGTGAGAGAGGTGAAGATGAAAATGAATAAGTCGAGGAGTTTGTATGACCTGCAAGAACTGTTGGACACGACGATCATCACAAGCAGCAGCAACCTTAAAGGGTTTGAGAAGTACGTAGATTTGGCTCTGAGATGCGTGGAGGAGGAAGGAGTGAATAGACCATCCATGGGTGATGTTGTGAAAGAGATTGAGAACATAATGCAGCTCGCTGGGTTAAACCCGAACGGGGATTCAGCATCGACTTCGGCAACGTACGAGGATGCAATCAAAGGATCTGGTGATCCTTATGGCAAGGACTCGTTCCAGTACAGTGGGAATTTCCCAGCTTCAAAGCTCGAACCCCAGTGatcgattgttttttttttgttgttgatatTTTGTAATTGACTTCATATTTGAAATGCCTTGTGAATGTGGTTGACATGCATGATTTAATTTGTTGTATGTGtcactaatttttatttgtgtttcccACGTAGCAGAGGAATGGGGCAAAACTCAGTATTAAAATAACTACTAGATCTTTTTAACATAAACACCGGTTTTTAAACGTTCGacaaataagaatataattcATCTCGAGTGTTGTTGTTACTGTGGTTTAAAAGCTTTTATTTGCGAAGCCGACTCTATTTTCTTCCCTTTACCTTGACTTTTGTACAAGAGAAAATGTTAATTGATAATCTCCTTCAGAAAACAGCTACTTTAAGATTTCCGTTTATAtcgccaaaaaaaaatttagcagAAGGCAGAGAGAAGCTAAAGAAATTTCCAACAGAGCATCAACTTTACTACATACCAAAAGAAAAAGTGTGTACTGTGTAGTGACTAAAGATCAATACTCTTTACTTCATAACCCAAACGATGCAGATAATAGAATCAATAAAAGAGAACAATAACATATTCAACACAACCACATTTACAAACCCCAGAATCATGTCTCATCATATAATTTGCTGagtctataaaaaaaaaaaaaagaagcagagCTGAGAAGAGAAGATCGAAAGTTATTACCACTCACTTTCTTTACAAATGAAAGATGCGATTGGTTTAATAGCTGCCATGAGATCTCGCGGATGAAACAGACTGGGCCGACACTGAAGCAGTCGGACTGTGGACTTCCCCATTGTTGCCTTTTGCTTTACCACTCAATCTTTCCATTCCATCCAGACATATCTCGTTGAACCAGTCGTCTTCTGGCAGATCACTGCACATCATTCAAAACCATATTTATCCATTTGtacaaccagaaaaaaaaatgaagaagttataATGTACCAAAATACCCTCAAAACCGACTTACCTATATGGATCCAGTCCTGTTGCACTGAAAGCTGCTAAGGCTTTAGTTATTATCTCATTAGTTCCCCTGTGCAAATTCCTCGATAGGTAGCGACCTTGGGATGCAAAGCATATGACAAACTTCATGTCCAAATATAGCTGTGACAGATGCAGCTTGTTAGAAAAGTATTCGGCAGTTTTGATGCACGTAAAATCTTCTTACAAACCTGCCGGAGGCCAAGAGGCCCCAAAGGTCTGGGTCCTTCCTCAATGTCATCCCAGAAGCTCTGGTCTCCGGAAAGCCATAAGATCACTGTCTCTGTTAATCGCATCAACAAAGAAGTGGCAAATCTTTCTCTTCCTTCAAACATATCTGCTGCTAGACTTGCCATCCTGTTAAGTTTCGCATAAAGTTCCTGTTTTC
Above is a window of Brassica napus cultivar Da-Ae chromosome A10, Da-Ae, whole genome shotgun sequence DNA encoding:
- the LOC106430644 gene encoding leucine-rich repeat receptor protein kinase HPCA1-like, whose protein sequence is MSSRIGAFMLLILLCFQFLSVSALTNGFDASALQALKADWTKYPENWVGADPCGTNWVGITCTNDRVVSISLGNLDVEGKLSSDIASLTELQILDLSYNTELTGPLPSNIGQLKKLKNLILVACSFSGQIPESIGDLEQLIYLSLNLNQFSGRIPASIGRLSNLYWFDIADNQIEGTIPVSNGTSSPGLDMLLETKHFHFGKNKLSGVIPETLFSSKMTLIHVLFDGNNFTGDIPDTLSLVKTLTVLRLDRNKLTGNIPTSLNNLTNLQELYLANNEFTGSLPNLTSLTSLYTLDVSNNTLEFSPIPSWISSLRSLATLRMEGINLNGSIPNSFFSPPQLQTVILKRNRINSALDFGTSYSNQLEFVDLQYNDIDVYTQPSSNTRIQVILANNPVCQEQGNSPSYCSAIPHNTSYSTIPTTCSPCDHGREASPSCRCAHPFTGTFNFRAPSFSGLFNSTNFEILQKDITGFFNKFSYPVDSVAVRNIRENTTDHQLLIDLLVFPLGRESFNETGMLLVNFAFSNQTYKPPPIFGPYIFIADPYTQFSDGGGFKSSNMGVIIGAAVGCAVLLLLLTLAGVYALCQRKRADRATDQNNPFAKWSTSKSSIDAPQLMGAKSFTFEELKKCTDNFSEANDVGGGGYGKVYRGILPSGQLIAIKRAQQGSLQGGLEFKTEIELLSRVHHKNVVRLLGFCFDRSEQMLVYEYIPNGSLRDSLSGKSGIRLDWIRRLRIALGSGKGLAYLHELADPPIIHRDIKSNNILLDENLTAKVADFGLSKLVGDPEKTHVTTQVKGTMGYLDPEYYMTNQLTEKSDVYGFGVVMLELLTGKSPIEKGKYVVREVKMKMNKSRSLYDLQELLDTTIITSSSNLKGFEKYVDLALRCVEEEGVNRPSMGDVVKEIENIMQLAGLNPNGDSASTSATYEDAIKGSGDPYGKDSFQYSGNFPASKLEPQ